TCGGTCGTCGCATATATGTCACTGCCAGTATCGTGAACCCGCTGAACAAAACTATACTCTGGTAAGGTATATTCGGAGAAACTGGTCCAGTCTGTTGTTCTATCATATGGTTCGGGAAAAGCTGTCAAATCATCCATAAGACGGCGGCCGGCTAATAGATAGTAAGAGTCGTTGCGCTTGAAGATACCGGTATAGCTTTTATATGTATCTCTTTTATTGAGCACCCAGTTATCGCTTATTGTGCAGTTTGCATCACACTGAACGGTCCAGCCTTTCTCGCCGACGATTCTGATCCGGCCTATTTCATCGATATAAGCATCTCGAGGCATGCCCTCGGGGTCAATATCTTTTGAAATAACCTGCCAGTTGTTGCCGTCGGATGATATGGCGAAACGAAAGCTTTTAGCCAAACCGTTTTTGTATAGTCCATAGGCCAGCCACAATTCATTATGGTGCTTGATACCGAAAAATTTCGTGATTGTGGAATCTACTGTTTTCTTGGTCCACGTAGTGCCATTATACGAAAAGATGATCCCGGTTGATGTAACTATGTTCAAGTTTGTACCATCGCCGGCAATATCATTCAAATCATCAGAATAATAGCTACAGCCACTAATCGTTACAGGCGTCCATGTCTTTCCATCTGAGGATGTAAGTAAGGTACAACGGTTTCCCGTTGCGTAAAACTTACCATTCAGATACCTGACGGAATTGAGCCTCTGGCTTGTTCCGGTCGGAGCGTATGTCCAGTCGATCTTACTGCCACTGCCTGTACTGGAGGTGGAGGTTTTTGAATTCTGAGGATTATAGTCATAAGGCAGTGTCAGCGTCATTGGCTGACCATTTACTGTTCCGGCGAAGGTATCATAGCCGCGAATGCGATTATCGTTCCAATCCAGCGAGAACCGATAGATCGTTTTATACTCTTCTGTTCCATTGAGTTCGTAACTCTTTCCGTTTAAATTGAAGAAACCATCCGTTCGTATGGGTAAGGATGCTGATGACTCTCCGCTTATACTCCAATCGTCGATGTGATCCTTCAGGTGATATTCACCGTGCTCTATGATAATTGTGCCATTCATGAAGTCACGGTCCGTATCGTTATTGTAAGGCCATTCAGTACTGTTGATCCCGAGAGCCGCCCTGTCCTTGAACGAAACCGTACCGTCAACGCAATTAGAGAACTTTAACTGCAGATTCATATCCGTCACGTCTATCCAGACCGTCGAATAGTCCGAGCCGATTTCGTAGTGCGTTGTGCCGGTAAAAGAGCCTGTCATGAGGGGACAGTGGCTGGTGGGAGTGACGGTAAACGTAAAATAAGCGCTTCCCTGTTCGGCCCGATTCACGATGTCTGAACGCAGTCGGTTCAGCTCTGCCGCCAATTCTTTCATCACTAAAGAGCGAATATCCGATCGCTTCTCAAGGGTCGTAGACGCTGAGGAAGCATAGTAGGCTGCGTTGTAGAGCTGAAAGCCGCCCGTGTCGGCCGCCGCACCGGTATGGGCAGACAGATAGAAAGCCACTTCGGCCTCTGAACGCATGGATTCAGGGTATTGAAGTTCAAGAGGCTTCAGAGGGGCTGTGTCAGGCAATCCTCCGAGTGCAAGAAGAGACATCATATCTGTTTCTTCTTCCTTGCAGGCAGCGGCAAGCAGACAGACTCCGGCCAGAAGGACATGCAGTGCTTTCATACATCTCATAATGAAAGAGTTGGAATTTCAAGTACAGAGGAAAGCATATTTTCAGACATATTGACATTTTTACAAACATGACTGAGAAAGCAAATTTATTCCAGTAAACAGGTTTCAATGCTCTGAACAGCGTGGCTGACAGGTAACCGGAAGCAGGTCGATACTGTGAAATCGGCTTGCATACAAAGGCCATGGTGAACATCCCGCTCTATGGGCATGCTCAACCTCATCTCTCTTGCCGGCCTTATCGTACTCACGGGCTCGGCTATCCTGCTTTCAGGTACGATCCGACGTCAGAACTGGCGACTCATCTTCCTTGGAATCGGATTGCAGCTTGTTCTCGGCTGGCTCATCTTCCAGTTTCCAGGGGGAATGGCGGTCTTTGGGGCGGTAAATACGGCGGTGAACTCGCTTGCCGATCTCGCAGCTACCGGCGCACGCTTCTTGTTCGGCCCGCTTGCTCTGCCTCCAGGCACTGAGGGATCGCTTGGCTTCTTCCTTGCCTTTCAGGCCCTGCCCACAATCGTATTCTTTTCAGCTTTGATCGGGCTGCTCTATCATTTTGGAATCATGCCCGTTCTTATAAACTTCTTCTCAAAGATCTTCACACGGCTTTTTCGTACGTCAGGCGCCGAATCCATGGTCGCCGCCTCTTCAATCTTTGTCGGAGTAGAGGCAATGCTCACAGTGCGACCGTATCTGCTGCGCATGACGCGATCCGAGCTGCATACGGTGCTTGTGGCCGGGCTGGCCACTGTTTCGTCGAACGTTATGGCGCTTTATATCTTCACGCTGCGCGAAACCCTTCCTTCGATCGCAGGTCATCTTGTGACGGCTTCGATTCTCTCGGCGCCGGCCGCCCTTGTTTTCTCGAAGATCCTGCTGCCCGAGAAAGAGCAGCCCGAAACGCTCGGCACGCATGTAAAGGTTAGCTATGAGAAAGAGGGATCTTTTATCGAAACGATCGTGAAATCGTCGATGGACGGTATGAAGCTCATTACCGGTATCGTGGCCCTGCTGCTCTCTGTGCTTGGCCTGGTCGCCCTGATTGACGCCATGCTTGGCTGGTCGACCGGATTTCTGGGACAACCGTTAACCTTGAAGACCATCTTCTCTTATCTTTTTTATCCGCTTATCGCAGTCACCGGAGTTCCGTTTGAAGACATCTTTGCCGTTGCCGGTGTCGTCGGTGAGCGCCTCATCGTCACCGAAGTCGTTTCGTATCAGGATCTGGCGAAGCTCATGGCCGAGAATGCCATTCAGGAACGCAGCGCCGTCATCGCCACATATGCTCTCTGCGGTTTCACACACTTCGCCTCGCTTGCCATCTTTGCCGGCGGTATTACGGCCATCGTGCCTGAACGGACGAGAGATGTGGCCGCCGTATCAATGCGCGCCCTTGTCGCGGCGACCTTTGCAAGCCTGATGACGGCCTGTATCGCCGGCTTCTACTACTCAGGACAGAGCCTGCTTTTTTAAGAGTTACCACAGCGTCGCATTGAAACCGTGAATACCGGTTCCGATGCGAATGGTTCTTCTGGTAGAGAATACAGGTCGGTCGTTACGGTCGATACCTTCTCCCGCGATCATGTGAGACTGACCGCGGGACGGTATCACTGAAGTTCTTTATAGTAGACAGTGCCATTGCTACCAACCGCCGCACAGATCGCAGTCGAACAATCGAACCCGTACACAGAAGGACCAAAATCCTCGTAAAGGGCTGTCGTCCTCCAGTGCAAGCCGTCCTGACTGCTTCGAACCTTGTTGAATGAACTTGCATGCACTTCGTAGCCATCATCGTAGACCCTATTAGTAAACCCCGACTTTGATCCGGTTACCTCTTCGACACTACTCCAATCGGATGTCGAATCATAAGCAGAAGTTGTGTCGGCCATCAGATAGAAAATGCCGTTGCGCTTAAAAATGCCTGTGTAGGGTTTATTCTTGTCCTTCTTGGTGAAGGTCCAATTGGTACCAACTGTGCAGTTGGCGGCGCATCGACCCAGCCACCCATTATCACCGACGATCGATATGCCGGTTCCATCGAAGTACGCGTCATTGAGAGTATCCGTGACGGACGCTCCAGGCACGTCTGTCGGCGTTACCAATAACCATGTCGAGCCATCATCCGATACGGCGATAGTTGGATCGTCCATAACACCACCATAGGCAACCCATAGATCGTTGAGATATTTGATTCCAAAATAACGGGCATACAGGGAATTTAATTGCTGCTTGGTCCAGGTTATTCCATTGTCTGACTTGTATGCGTTTTTGTATTTGGTGACTATGATCAGCTTTGCGCCATCAGTTGCAATATCAGACAAATCTTCGTTACAACCGGCCCCCAGCGAAACGGGACTCCAGTTTTTTCCGTCCACGGAAGTAAGCAGCGTACAGTTGTCTCCAGTAGCCCAGAACTTACCCTTCAAGAATCGAACCGAGTTCAGCGTCGAGCTTGTTCCGCTCACTGCTTTTTTGAACGTGATCTTACTCGCTCTGCCTGTGCTATATGTTCTCTCGTTGAGAGGATTATAATCATAGGGCAAGGTCAGCGTCATTGGCTGACCGTTTACCGTTCCGGTGAAGGTATCATAGCCGCGAAGACGGTTCCCGTTCCAATCCAGTGCGTGCACGCTATAAAGGCTCCTGTACTCTTCTCTTCCGTTAAGACTGAACGCCTTTCCGTTCAGAAGGAACTCTGCGTCGGTGCGCATGGGCAGGGACGCTGACGATTCTCCGCTTATTGTGACTGCGGTAATATGATCTTCCAGGTGAAATTCACCATGCTCGATGATAATTGTGCCATCCGTGACATCGCGATCATAGTCGTTATTGTAAGGCCATACGTTACTGTTAATCCCGAGAGCCGCCCTGTCCTTGAACGAAACCGTGCCATCAACGCATTCAGTGAATTCCAACTGGAGATTCATATCATTAACGTCTATCCAGACAGTTGCATAGTCCGAACCGATTTCGTAGCGGGTTGTACCGGTCAGTGTGCCTGTCATATGGGGACAGTTACCGTCCGGAGTAAGGTTGAAAGTAAAATAAGCGCTTCCCTGGTCGGCGCGATTCACAATGTCCGAACGCAGTCGGTTCAGCTCTTCCGTCAATTCTCTCATTACTAAAGAGCGAATATCCGACCGCTTCTCAACGGTAGCAGACGCTGAGCTGGAATAGTAGACGGCGTTGTAGAGCTTAAAACCAGCTCTGTCGGCTGACAGACCGGCACGGGAGGAGAGATAGAAAGCCACTTCTGCCTCAGAACGCATGGCTTCAGGATATTCAAGCTCCAGAGGCTTCAGAGGGGCTGTATCGCTCAAAAATCCAAGCAGTCCCCACGTGCTCAGCAGGTCACTCTCTTCATCTTTGCCGCCCGGACATCCCAAAAGAACCGGTAAGTGCAATCCGAGAATAAGAAGACGTAGTGTCGACTTTAGGTTCATAGACATGAAAAATCAAAATGCCGTTCAGAGGAAAGCAATTTTCCGACTCTGGAAATCTCAGATTCTATCAGAAATGCATGATGAATGCCACACCGGCGCCGTCCGAGGTGACACAGGGAGCGACAGAAACCGAGGTGACGCCGTAGCTCTGCTCGTATTCTTTCAGGCTATCTATAGAGCGGGTGGGCTGCGTAAAAAGCTGCAGCTCGCCGACAAGAAAGCTGGACCAGAAATTGATATTGGCCTGCTCGACGGCCGACCCGCCCGCGCGGTTGATGCGGTCCCCGTAAGAGTATCGGATGACCGCTGCCCCGCCCGCGGCGACGACAAAGTTGGCCGCATGCATGATCCAGCTTCTGCCTTCTCGCTCGACCTCCGCGCTTTTTCGCAGAAGTTCTTCGGCGCGACGCAGCCGTTCGGTCTGCTCAACGTCGCTCTCTCCTGGCATCGCATGAAGCGTGTCGTAGGCGTCCGTTGCCGGAAGAGGAGAGAGCGCCAGTCCGATCATTCCGATCAGGGCCTGCGTGCCCGAAACTCCGCCTACGATATGGTTTACGGTGTTTTTCGTAGTGCCGGCATCGTAGAACGAATAGGCGGCATTGACGCCGTAGATCGTCATCCAGCCATAATAATAGTATTTTGCGTGACTCTGTTCGGCGCGAAACGACTGCTCGATAAAGTCATAGCGTTCTTTTTCCTGTTCGGCGAAAAGAGAGCAGGGCAAGAGAGACGCAAGCATCAGCCCTGCAAAAGGCAAAATAGAAAATCTGTTTTTCACTGAGATTCACCTGTTAACGATCTGGATTCTTCTTCAAGAGAATGGATGGTACTTGAAAGCAGTCCGCCTTTCGAGAGAAGCGTATTCATCGATTCTATGAGCTGGTCGAGCGATTGCTGGATTGCCGAAGCGCCGGTGCGCTGTTCCGTCGTCGCCGCCTCAATGCCCGTCGAAAGCGTGCGGATCTCAGAAAGGCTTTCAAGAAAGCCGTCATTGAGGCGGATCTGTTCGGTTAACATCTTCTGTAACGACTCGAATGATTCCAGAAACGAAGAGAACTCTCGATCCTGGAATTGCACGCGCTCCGAAGCGCCCCGGGCTGTATTCTGGCCCGAGGCTACATGACGCGAGGACTCTTCGACGATTTCAGAGATGCGCCCCGCGTTCTTGCCGCTTGAATCGGCGAGCTTCGAGACCTCCTGAGCGACGACGGCAAAGCCACGTCCCACCTCGCCGGCCCGTGCCGCCTCAATCGAGGCGTTCAGCGCAAGCAGGTTCGTTCGTTCTGCAACCTCGGCCATGATGTCGGTCACCTCATCGACGGAGCGAAAGGATTCGGTTACGGAATCCAGAGCCTTCTCGAGCTCGACGACGAAGCGCGCTACGCTTGTCGTTGATTCGCGCACCGATCCGATCCGACCGTTGATCTCGCCCGATCGCTTTGTGAGTCCGTCGATGAGTCCGCGCAGGCTCGAAATATCTGTTGCGACGCGTTCAATCCGCGTAAGCTGATGACGAACCGTCTCGCCTGAGTTATGTAGCTGAGAGACGAACTGCGTCATCGTCGAGCCGATCTCTTCAAAGGCCGATGCATGTTGTGTGACGACGTCGAAGAATTCGTCTGCAAAGGCCCTCAGATGCCTGGCCTTTTCGCTTAATGACGCCGCCGTCTGCAGCATGCGGCTGCGCCCTTCTTGCAGGGCCTGCTCGGACTGGCGGACTGCTTCAATTTTGCGCTCTTCGGCGCTACGCAGCGACTCGAATATACGAATGACGCGACCGTTGACGAAGGCGATCATCAGCAGAAAGACCAGCTTCAGAACCTGCTCCGATATCGAGGCGTAGCCTGGCGAAAGAACAAGGACCGGATCTTCCGTAAACTGAACTCCCTGAAAGGCGGCATTGCCTATAACAAGCGCCTGAAAGATCACGGTCAGGATTCCAATCAGATAAACGAAGCGGGGATGAAGCAACAGTCCGGAATAGACGATAAAAACGACGGAGATAGCGTAGAGCACCTGCTGCCGGATGACTCCTGAAGACATATCACGATCAGTCGTGGCGGCGATCAGCATCACCACTCCAAGCGTTGAGGCGTCGATTACGACAGAGAGAAAGGGAGCAGATTTCGGAAGACGCCTTCGAAAGAGCAGGTTCAGCACCCCGACACCGCCCAGCGTCAGCACACCGATCAGATACGCCAGATTCTGTAAATCGGTGCTCTGTTCGTAGGAAAGCACGAGAGAGGCCAGCAGAAGAAAAAAGAATCCGATACGAATCCGGTTGATCATGGTTGGACCGGATGCCAGGATTTCCTCAATA
This region of Leptonema illini DSM 21528 genomic DNA includes:
- a CDS encoding NupC/NupG family nucleoside CNT transporter, with product MGMLNLISLAGLIVLTGSAILLSGTIRRQNWRLIFLGIGLQLVLGWLIFQFPGGMAVFGAVNTAVNSLADLAATGARFLFGPLALPPGTEGSLGFFLAFQALPTIVFFSALIGLLYHFGIMPVLINFFSKIFTRLFRTSGAESMVAASSIFVGVEAMLTVRPYLLRMTRSELHTVLVAGLATVSSNVMALYIFTLRETLPSIAGHLVTASILSAPAALVFSKILLPEKEQPETLGTHVKVSYEKEGSFIETIVKSSMDGMKLITGIVALLLSVLGLVALIDAMLGWSTGFLGQPLTLKTIFSYLFYPLIAVTGVPFEDIFAVAGVVGERLIVTEVVSYQDLAKLMAENAIQERSAVIATYALCGFTHFASLAIFAGGITAIVPERTRDVAAVSMRALVAATFASLMTACIAGFYYSGQSLLF
- a CDS encoding methyl-accepting chemotaxis protein; the protein is MNMLKRSAPGSTDGRSEAFSIEEILASGPTMINRIRIGFFFLLLASLVLSYEQSTDLQNLAYLIGVLTLGGVGVLNLLFRRRLPKSAPFLSVVIDASTLGVVMLIAATTDRDMSSGVIRQQVLYAISVVFIVYSGLLLHPRFVYLIGILTVIFQALVIGNAAFQGVQFTEDPVLVLSPGYASISEQVLKLVFLLMIAFVNGRVIRIFESLRSAEERKIEAVRQSEQALQEGRSRMLQTAASLSEKARHLRAFADEFFDVVTQHASAFEEIGSTMTQFVSQLHNSGETVRHQLTRIERVATDISSLRGLIDGLTKRSGEINGRIGSVRESTTSVARFVVELEKALDSVTESFRSVDEVTDIMAEVAERTNLLALNASIEAARAGEVGRGFAVVAQEVSKLADSSGKNAGRISEIVEESSRHVASGQNTARGASERVQFQDREFSSFLESFESLQKMLTEQIRLNDGFLESLSEIRTLSTGIEAATTEQRTGASAIQQSLDQLIESMNTLLSKGGLLSSTIHSLEEESRSLTGESQ
- a CDS encoding WD40/YVTN/BNR-like repeat-containing protein, coding for MNLKSTLRLLILGLHLPVLLGCPGGKDEESDLLSTWGLLGFLSDTAPLKPLELEYPEAMRSEAEVAFYLSSRAGLSADRAGFKLYNAVYYSSSASATVEKRSDIRSLVMRELTEELNRLRSDIVNRADQGSAYFTFNLTPDGNCPHMTGTLTGTTRYEIGSDYATVWIDVNDMNLQLEFTECVDGTVSFKDRAALGINSNVWPYNNDYDRDVTDGTIIIEHGEFHLEDHITAVTISGESSASLPMRTDAEFLLNGKAFSLNGREEYRSLYSVHALDWNGNRLRGYDTFTGTVNGQPMTLTLPYDYNPLNERTYSTGRASKITFKKAVSGTSSTLNSVRFLKGKFWATGDNCTLLTSVDGKNWSPVSLGAGCNEDLSDIATDGAKLIIVTKYKNAYKSDNGITWTKQQLNSLYARYFGIKYLNDLWVAYGGVMDDPTIAVSDDGSTWLLVTPTDVPGASVTDTLNDAYFDGTGISIVGDNGWLGRCAANCTVGTNWTFTKKDKNKPYTGIFKRNGIFYLMADTTSAYDSTSDWSSVEEVTGSKSGFTNRVYDDGYEVHASSFNKVRSSQDGLHWRTTALYEDFGPSVYGFDCSTAICAAVGSNGTVYYKELQ
- a CDS encoding WD40/YVTN/BNR-like repeat-containing protein, translating into MKALHVLLAGVCLLAAACKEEETDMMSLLALGGLPDTAPLKPLELQYPESMRSEAEVAFYLSAHTGAAADTGGFQLYNAAYYASSASTTLEKRSDIRSLVMKELAAELNRLRSDIVNRAEQGSAYFTFTVTPTSHCPLMTGSFTGTTHYEIGSDYSTVWIDVTDMNLQLKFSNCVDGTVSFKDRAALGINSTEWPYNNDTDRDFMNGTIIIEHGEYHLKDHIDDWSISGESSASLPIRTDGFFNLNGKSYELNGTEEYKTIYRFSLDWNDNRIRGYDTFAGTVNGQPMTLTLPYDYNPQNSKTSTSSTGSGSKIDWTYAPTGTSQRLNSVRYLNGKFYATGNRCTLLTSSDGKTWTPVTISGCSYYSDDLNDIAGDGTNLNIVTSTGIIFSYNGTTWTKKTVDSTITKFFGIKHHNELWLAYGLYKNGLAKSFRFAISSDGNNWQVISKDIDPEGMPRDAYIDEIGRIRIVGEKGWTVQCDANCTISDNWVLNKRDTYKSYTGIFKRNDSYYLLAGRRLMDDLTAFPEPYDRTTDWTSFSEYTLPEYSFVQRVHDTGSDIYATTENGVMKSSDNGGSWVTIGFAGRGYGFTCSPSICVSVGGSGSVFYKELP